The sequence below is a genomic window from Thermoflavifilum sp..
CGTTTGATGGTTTCTCCGATGTGTCAATATTCAGGTGCAGACGGCTTTGCGACCGACTGGCATCTGGTGCATTTAGGCAGTCGGGCTGTGGGTGGTGCGGGTATTGTGTGTGTGGAAGCTACAGCGGTTTCTCCGGAAGGCCGGATCACGCCACATGATTTAGGCATATGGAAAGACGAGCATATACCCAAACTCCGACAGATCACAGATTTTTTGAAATCGCAGGGCGCCGTTCCGGCCATTCAGCTGGCACATGCCGGCCGGAAGGCCAGCACGGCTCGTCCCTGGGAAGGAGGTCATCAGCTGGCGCTTGACCGGGGCGGATGGCACACCCTGGCACCGAGTGCTCTCCCCTTCAAAGAAGGAGAGCGTGCGCCCATCGCACTGGATGAGCAGGGTATCAACAAAGTGATCGACGATTTTGCAGCTGCCGCAAAAAGGGCGCTGGAGGCAGGTTTTCAGATCATAGAAATTCATGGCGCACATGGCTATCTGCTCCATCAATTTTTCTCCCCGCTGAGCAACCATCGTACAGATGCTTATGGAGGAAGCCGGGAAAACCGGGCCCGCTTATTGTTGCAGGTGACGGAAGCGGTGAGAAAGGTATGGCCCGAAGCCTATCCGCTATTCGTGCGTTTGTCGTGTACCGACTGGGTGGAGGGAGGTGTGCAGGTGGAAGATTGCGTGTGGCTGGCAAAGGAGTTGAAGCAAAGAGGTGTTGACCTGATCGATTGCTCTTCGGGCGGACTGGTGCCTTATGCACAAATTCCTGCAGCACCGGGCTATCAGGTACCTTTTGCTGAGCACATCCGCAAAGCAGCCGGCATCGCCACCGGCGCCGTGGGCATGATCACGGAGGCCCTGCAGGCCGAAAACATCCTGCAGCAACAACAGGCCGATATCATCATC
It includes:
- a CDS encoding NADH:flavin oxidoreductase/NADH oxidase, which produces MSILFEPVSFRSVHVRNRLMVSPMCQYSGADGFATDWHLVHLGSRAVGGAGIVCVEATAVSPEGRITPHDLGIWKDEHIPKLRQITDFLKSQGAVPAIQLAHAGRKASTARPWEGGHQLALDRGGWHTLAPSALPFKEGERAPIALDEQGINKVIDDFAAAAKRALEAGFQIIEIHGAHGYLLHQFFSPLSNHRTDAYGGSRENRARLLLQVTEAVRKVWPEAYPLFVRLSCTDWVEGGVQVEDCVWLAKELKQRGVDLIDCSSGGLVPYAQIPAAPGYQVPFAEHIRKAAGIATGAVGMITEALQAENILQQQQADIIIMARQMLRDPYFPLHAAIELGDDIEWPVQYLRAKPVRATSH